The Epinephelus lanceolatus isolate andai-2023 chromosome 13, ASM4190304v1, whole genome shotgun sequence genomic interval TTTATGGGAGAGAGGAGTATTAAAAATACGAAGCGAATAAAATATAACTACAGCGTTTTTACATCtgtgttgccttttttttttatacacaaTTTGTGTTTTACAGATATGAAATAATGATGTACAGTTTTTAATCCTGATCTGATTGCTTGATTGTAATGTTGTTgactaataaaaaaaagcagaaactattattttgtctcactgacTCTTTATTCTGTGGCGACAGAGATGCATTATTAAAGAATAAAACAGGTTTGGGATCATGCGTCACTTTAAGATTTTCTCGCAGAAACAGCAAGAAATATGTCTCCTTCAAGGTATTAAGACATACCTTTACCAAGATTGTGACAAATGCTATACATCTgtattttttacagtaaaatcaagtcatatttataaataaaaccttTTAAAATGGCACAAACGTATAGAAGAAATGTACCAGTGCTCAGTATTTCAAGTGTTTTCTCACCTGCACATCATGGAAACACATCTTCAGCACCAGCGAGCTCGGGTAGCGAGTGTAGAAGAACATGAGCTTTgcttttttcaggtgatttgtGGTCAGACCCTCCTGAATGCAGCAGCGTTAAgggtgaaacacacacatcctgcaCAAAAGAAACACCTGGACGGGAGAGATTTGGAAGTGGAGAGAAACTGCAATTTTCTTCAAAGTTTTGAGGATCAAAGGGAGTTCTTATTGGATTTTGTAAGGTGCGAAAGTTGTAGCCTTCTTTAAAAGAGAGGGGAAATAATTGTGGTAAGGTTTGTGACAGACTGGGTTGTTATTTGGACCTCAAATAGGCAAAGGGAGACTTATTACTGGTGTGGAAAAGGCAGGTGCTTCAGAAGCTACAATAAGGAATCattattttctgtcactgtATTGATGTAGTCCAATGTTGGATCTTTTATTTGGTTTCCTTGTGGCTTTAAGAAGCAATTGTAAAGGATACATTCAGCATGTAGAGGTTATTCTTCAGGCAATCAGACTCGATCTTGACATGAGGGAGACACAGGCTTTCCAGCAGCAATGGATCCACCGACACAGTCTGTGGGCTTCTGATGGACCTGGAGTTGACCTTCGATCTCACTTTGACCGAATTCCAACGTCTGCCAAACTTTGCTTGACCCACTTCGGAGCATCCATTGTGCAAACACCTGAGGGCATGTGGACGGGCAGTGTTGTGAGTGGAGTCACAAGTGAAGGGGACTGAAGGTTTGGGATGATGCTGAGCTCTTGATCTGGACTGAAAGATGAACTTGTCAGCTCTTCCCAGTCGAGGCTTTTGCACAACCAGAGACAGAGCTTCAGTCTGAACATTTGGGACTTGCACTTCTGTATTGGTGCAACAGGAAAGTCTTAATGTATCATCTTTACCTACAGATGGCTGAAGAGGCGTATCTGTCTCTATGCTCCCCTTGTCGTTTAGTGATGTCTGTAGAAGCGGCATGCTTTTGAAAATAGAGTCGACGCTCCTGCTGACAGCCCTGGACAGTTCGTACTTTAAGACATCCGCCATCAGCTTTAATCTCTCAGGTTTGGATTGGAAGtagttcatcagcttcatctTCTTCCATCCTTGATATTTTCTACTCGAGCTGCTCTCAGACTCGCTGTGAGAATCTGTGAATGCCTCCCTTGGAGATGTTTCAGAAGAATGGTTCCAGGTGGGGTATTTCCTGTCCTTACTGCTGTCCGTAGTGTCAGCTGTTTCGTCCACATGGCCGAATCTTGTTCTGAGCTGTCTGAGGTGCTGATGCTGACTCTCAAGGTGATTTCTCGTCATCTGGCTTCTTTCCACATGCTCCTGATCCTGAATCCTTTCATTTTCCTGCATGCCGCCTGACTCCTCATCCTGACTTGAGCTGGTCATGCCTTTGATGATATTCTCTACCCTGGCACGTTTTGCTTGATGGCCACTGTTTAAGTTCCACTCAGGGTGACCACAAGAACTCGGAGCAGGAGACAGGTGCCTCTTGGGGGGTAAATGTCCAGTGGTGCCGTCTCTGGATGGACTGAGCTCCAGCTGGCCAGTGCAAAACAGACTTGAACCAGCATCATTGCTGCTGTAATAGGCATTCTCCGGGAGCATCTTTATGTCCTTGCCGTCTTTGTGTGAAGACACAGGAACACCTGACACATCTGAGTTTGACAGCACGGGGTCTGGCTGAAAGGAGGAGAGGTGCTCTGTGGTGCAGCCGTCAAGGCAAATGCTGCTGGAAGGATACATACCTTTGCTCCAAATGCTTGGATTCATGCTTGCtagggtttaaaaaaaacaacactgacaaactTGGATTTGACTTGACTAGcagataaatcaaaataaaatgtaataagacGTTTTTCTGGCTATTTATTTCACTCAAATGAACTGGAATATGACTCAACTTTAACATGAAGccacaataataaataatgtcCAGATAAAAGAGAATTTTAGAATAAAGCATTTGGTATGCTGGCTTTTGTTTCACCACTAGCACacaacatttttcaaatattttcaggTATTTCCACCTCACTTttgagttgcattttttttttagtttagtcaTAATTACACGAGACTTGATACATGggtaaaaataaagataaacagagatacagatacagataaacATCTTACATCCTAGTTTGAAATGGCAGTAAAAGCTAAATAATGCAGCTTATAAAATAAAGAGCACATCTACATACAGTATAAAACAACAACCCACCTGTTGCCTGTGGAAAGGGACCCGAGGAGGATGCAGGTCTGGAGCTTGCAGGAGTGACTCAAGTATTTGTAGTGGTCCAGCTAAGAGCCCCGCCAAAATACAGGAGGTGTGGTCAAATATGTCAACCTATCCCATCCCTACCTGCACATAATGACATTAAATATGTTATTTAAATTAGGCAAATCACATTCAATGGACTATATtaagaaaacattcaaattaGATTCATTTTCTTCCCATTTTTCTTGAACAGTGAACAATTAATTtgaaagaatgtataaagtatgAATCACTGCCTCATGCTAGCAATGGTACAGTCCTATTACCTTAAATGAATGCTATCATCTGAAAAACTACAATAACTAATAggtaataattattattaagaaataaatcaataattaatATGAGTTTTGTCAGGTTTTAGTTCATAGTGTCGAGTTTGATTTCTATCCACCCCCATCTCCCGCCGCTCTGTGCTCCAGACTCCCCCTCCCCTTCCTGCCGCAGTGGTTGCTCCCAGTCGGACCGCCCTCGCGCCTGGTAGCAGCGCGCTTCCGCACCGCTCCACCAACTGCTGTCAGATAAGAGACACAGCCGCTCGCTAGCGCCATGTTATCACGGTCCAGATGTGCATACCAGACGCTTGGTCGCTCTCTGTCGGCGGTGAGCCAGGTAGGTTGGACAAAAACACACTGGACTGAGCCTGTGTTTTAACTCTGAGACAGTTCCGACTGATTAAAACAAGGCACAGCTAGcggttagctagctaatgttagcttgtgtAGCAGGGCCTCGCCTACCAAGGACGGACACTGACAGCTTCAGAGGCAGCTAGTGAGGATAAGTTGAAGAAGAAACTAAGAGCAGCACCCTGTTAACTACCTGACTATTGAAAATGGGGCTTTATATCAGaataaaagcaacatttaaAGATAGCTTTGTTAGCAAGTTATAACAAACTCACTAAGTAACTAGCTAAGACCTCTGTCTGTTGTAAACTATTGGCTGTTCCTTCAAAAACTGCTTCAACACTACACCAAACAGTCTTTAccggctaatgttagcatgttatgctgctgtgtgtttatgactGAAGTGAGTGCAGCTGACCTTACAGAAATAGCCCATGTCATGTTACACATACTATAACCCAAGTTAATAGCATGTCAAGCTTCAGGTGTCCTTAAAGTGTTTTGAGCACGTAATGGAGCTGAAACATGCACATGCCAGTACAATCTGGTGTGTCCTGTGACTGTCAGGGTTCATTTGTCCTTCTCCCTACTTCAGAGAGACTATTGGCCTGCATAGGGTTATGGAGAAATACAGTCAGTtgtcagtttattaggtacacttggCTAAAAATGATGCAGCCCAAAGCAGTAAAGCATACCTGCATGAAGACTAGACTACAACGGTCAGTTTGTGTTAAAAGTCTTAAAGAGGTTTTGATTTAACTTCACAGTCACTCTAGAAGttgcagtttgtggtgctgttgtgTTAGACTGATTTTTAGTTCATCTTCATTCACAAAAATGCACTCAGTCGACAGTTTAGTACACCTAGCTAAAACTATGTTCATCTTTAGAGGCTGCAGTTTATGGTGCTGCTACAGTTTATTGCCTCATACTGATAACTCTAGGTAGGCTTCATAACAGTGTCTACAgtgtgtctacaggtccttaaaaagtcttaaattgtcttaaattcagatttgatGAGTCTTAAATAGTTTTGGTCACATTACTGCAAAAAAAActccagcctgacagacccaaTGACTGTTTACAATCATTGGACAGACCGAAGAATTGCAGTAATAAATAGCATTTATAACAGCGATGAgatttagttttctttttacattaaacacatttaactTAAACTCACCCAATTGTTGTCGTTTTCCTTACTGTTCACTTTGAACTGTATGTTTAAATGGGTATTTCCATCGCAGGTTTGATCTTTAAATTCATATAAGGTGGCAtttaaaaggtcttaaaaagtcttcagTTTAACTTGGttatatctgtagacaccccgagttcaacagcaccacaaacgtCATCCTTCACATTGACCATACAGTTAAAGCAacacctctccaaaacaaaaactgatCATCATTACCTTTGTGGATTTATTGCAGGGCTGTTGCATTAGGCTTCAGTTTTGATTAGGTGTAGCCTACCTACTACCCAATAAACTGGCGGCTAAGTGTATAACTAGGGGTACAACTAATGATTACTGTTATTATCGCTTAGTTTAGTTAtaactagactcacaagtcagtctttagactctttgcttaactaaagactgatgtctttctccctgattttgtgtttagatgagtggatacaatttcagagtttaaaaaaactccctaagttgcagaaccaatagtaagtccacagggcggtcctttggtggctcgctgaactcttgtgctcataaacatagtccgagtgcattaaaagttttaaacaaagtcggtGTAAgtgcttcatttccacaatcttgtggactgagcacacgtttgataaaacggagttaaatctctcggcagccattttcaagctctctgtgtgtttgtgtccttgcagacgaaagggggagcacacatttctgggagggcgtgtccttttcaaaaatgcaagaggcgttgctttgttgc includes:
- the LOC117270720 gene encoding uncharacterized protein LOC117270720, with the protein product MNPSIWSKGMYPSSSICLDGCTTEHLSSFQPDPVLSNSDVSGVPVSSHKDGKDIKMLPENAYYSSNDAGSSLFCTGQLELSPSRDGTTGHLPPKRHLSPAPSSCGHPEWNLNSGHQAKRARVENIIKGMTSSSQDEESGGMQENERIQDQEHVERSQMTRNHLESQHQHLRQLRTRFGHVDETADTTDSSKDRKYPTWNHSSETSPREAFTDSHSESESSSSRKYQGWKKMKLMNYFQSKPERLKLMADVLKYELSRAVSRSVDSIFKSMPLLQTSLNDKGSIETDTPLQPSVGKDDTLRLSCCTNTEVQVPNVQTEALSLVVQKPRLGRADKFIFQSRSRAQHHPKPSVPFTCDSTHNTARPHALRCLHNGCSEVGQAKFGRRWNSVKVRSKVNSRSIRSPQTVSVDPLLLESLCLPHVKIESDCLKNNLYMLNEGLTTNHLKKAKLMFFYTRYPSSLVLKMCFHDVQFTRCITSQLIKWFSNFREFYYIQMEKFARHALAEGVVDVRGLTVGRESELFRALNMHYNKANDFQVPDRFLEVAEITLREFYISISVGKDRDPSWKKAIYKVICKLDSDVPAEFKSHHAR